The Carnobacterium viridans nucleotide sequence AACATAGCAATGTTTAGGTTTCATTAGGAGGCGAGATTTTGGTTGGTAGAATAAATAACAAAAAAATACTTGAAGACAATTCTAGTTCTATTCAAAAAAGTAATGAGTTTTCTATGGTTAAAATGAATCAAGGTTTAACTTTGAATCAAATGCAATTATTATCTTATGCCATTTATGCAACTCAAAAAGACGGCACAACTACTTTTCGTAAGATAGATTTTGAAAATAAATTTAATATAGAATATAAAGCAAAACATGCCCAAGAAGATTCGTTAAAAATTATAGACTTAAAAGTAAGTACTGAAAATTTAGCAAATGATCGTTTTTCTTACTGGAATATTTTTGGTGGAATGGAGTATGACAACGGAAAATTTGATTTTGAATGGAATCCTCGTATGATTCCTCATATTTTAGGGTTAAAAGACAAATATGTGTTAACTGATTTAACAGTTACTTCACAATTCAAAAGTAGCTTTAGTTGGACTCTATATGATTATTTAAAGGCTAATTATGGATGTTGGTATGTAAATGTATCTAAAGATACACTTATGAATTTATTCGGTGTTGAAACTAAAGAAAGCTACAAAAAAAACACTTCTTTATTTAAGAAAAAAGTATTAGATATTGCTATTAAAGAAATAAATACCTTTACTGAAATAGATATTTCTTACGATGAAGTTAAAAAAGGGCGCTCTATTTCTGGGTTCACATTGAAGTGGAGTACAGGAAAAGGAGTTTTAAAGGCTTCTCAAAAACAAATAGATATGCTTAAAAATATTGCAGATACAGTTTTGGATGATGTCTTGATGTACGCAGAAATTAATGATAAACAAAATAGAGAAAGAGCTTTAGAGATTATCCGTGATTTCCAATCAATGAAATATCGTTATTTAGACAAACAAGTTGGTTTAACATCTGATCTTTATAATAAGCTTATGAAAAAAGCAATTGATAATTTAAAAGCTTTAAATTCTTTATTAGAACTCGAAGGAAAAGAACCAATTAATACCAAAGTTCCATTATTAAATTGGTTAGAAAAAAAGACTTAAATAAAATCATAGGAGATTATTTATTATGGCAACTATTTCAGTGAAAAAATTATCTGAAGAGCTCGGTATATCCAAACAAGCCGTTCATAAAAGAATTGAACAATTACCTGACCGATTTCAACCTAAAAAGGTTGACGGGATTTACGAGTTGACCGCTGAAACAGCTGATGCGATAAGGAAAAACAAAAAGGCGTCAACCACCGTCAATCAACCTTCAGTTGACGCGGTTGACGCGCTAAAAATGCAAATAAATGAATTAAAAGAAGAAAAAAAAAGACTCTACGGACAACTTGACCAGTTTCAACTTTTACTGGACCAACAGCAACAATTAACTCTACAATCAAACCAGCAAATACAACAATTGCAACTCTCTATTACTAGTCAATCAGAAGAGAATACGAGTCAAAAAGACAGTTATGTTTTTAATGCTGACACTGAAAAAGAAACCGAACCAACACAAGCAAAAAAAGGTTTTTTCAGTCGTCTATTTAACAAAGAGGAATAGCCTATTATGTCGCATTTAAAAGTGTAATCATGTATTGAATGAGAGTAAAGAAAAAGAACCCTATTGGAATAAGATTCCGGATACACGTTTTTATAGAATTTCATGTATAAAAACTTTAAACGCATATAATAATTTGAATTTTATTGTATGCGCTTAAAAAGAAAGATAACATGTATATAAATCATGATTAGAGGGTTCATTATACATGACTTTATCTCATTTCATGTATCTTTTTTTATTAATTTTAGATGAGCAATAACTTCTGAGTACCCTGGTAAAAAAATAATTAATGAAATTACAATATAGATAATACCAAAAAATTTATTTCATCTCCTACTTCCTTTAAATTTATATTTACTTTTATCTCTGAGGTAAGATACAATTCCTTTAATATAAATATCGTTATATATGTACTAAATTCAATTGAAATAAAAGATAGTAGAAAGAGAGGGCTAACATGTTAGAAGTGCTTCCGTTTATCAGTACAGTCTGTGGATTTATTTTGTATAACAAACTTGAGTGGAGAGGTCTTACAAACAAGATTTTATTTTCTATTTTTTGGTTTTCACTCCTATCGCAAATATTATTAGGTTTATTATCCTCGATCATTGGCTTTAAAGATGCCTTTGTTCCCTTGATCATTTTTTCCATTCTTCAATTAATTTCAATTGTCATTATTCCATTTAGATTTAAATTTAATACACTGAACTTTTTTCTTAAAGGTATAGTTGTACTTTTATATGCCAGCTTATTTTTATCTATAGTGTCTCTTCTGGCTTACTAATTTATGCTATAAAACCCAAAAAAATATAAGTATAGATAAACATTGATTCAATAAGATTCTAGATACACGATTCTATAGAATTTCGTGTATTGAATAATCTGTTATTAAATAGAAGTGCAGAAGGTTTTATTTTAATGTATCTGTAGTTTTATGGATGAATAAAAATATATCTCAAGGATAATTACCTAGCTTTTTTAAAAAACTGTTCTAACTCTGCAAACACGCCGTTCTTGGAAATAAAAGAACTAAAAATTACAACAAATGAAAGAATTATAACTGGAGGAATAGTAGTCTCCCAAAGCATATAAAGAGTTACTACAAGATAAATAAGTGTAAATGCTATTCTTTTAACCCATTTCATCTTAACAGCTCCTTTCTGTGTATACTGAGTATAATTTTTTATTCTACGTTTGTATATAATTTAAGCAATACTGTGATTATAACGTGTATTTAGACAACTTTTATTTGAAAAGGTTACGGATACACTATTTTATCTAATTTCATGTATTGAAATAAATAAATTCTATTCTGATATAATCATTAGTAAATAAGAAATATGTCATGTTTAAAAATAAAACTGGTTACTTTAGACACAATCATACTAATCCTCAGAAAAAATCTGTAGGACATTATTTTTATGGGGGAAAACGGCTTAAAATGGAAAAGAATATAAAGAAAAATATAAAAGGAAACAAATATAAACGATTATTAATTTGGGTTAGTGAATCATCTACAGTATTTTCTTTTGTTACTAGGAAGGATGTGGGGATTAGTGAGAGATCAATAAGGTTAATAGAAAGTCTTACTGAGTTTCTAGTGGACTCTTATCCAACTAATGAATGGTTATCTAATGAGATTGTAGATAGTCCAATTATTGGTCATATTTATTTTTATGAATTAAACAAAACCACAAAAAATATTTTGTTAGAAGTTTCCAACTCCTTGTTTGATTGGGGAGATGACGCTTTGACTGATCTACCTGAAGATATAGCTTTTTATAATGGAAAAAAGCGTCCTGTATTGCATGTTAATGGACACGAAAACTATGCTATATTAGAGGTTTCATCATTAAAAGAATATCTCAAACTAACTTTTTTATAAAATAAAGGTTTTCTAACGTAATTAATTCCTTTGTTAAATCTTTAAATAATGGATGGATAGACTTTTAAAAGGAGCTTTTAAATGGAATTCATTTTAATTTTTTTTGAAGAAATATTATCAGCTGTTTTAAAGATTAACAATAGACTAATTAAAAATTTTATTTTAATTATTTTATTGTTAATCATGTCCGTATTTGTTTTTTTTATGCTGTATATACTTATTGGGGCTATATTTTCGACAGTAAGTTGGATTATAAAGATAATCCTATTTGCTATATTTATTCCCTGTATGTATGTAATATATATAATTATTTTAAATGGCTATAGCGAATGGAAAAATTAATACCTCTGATGTTGCAAGGCATTGATTTCATGAATTTCACGCTGTCTTTTATAACTATCTATTAACTTATTATGGCAATCATTCAGAAAACAGGAGGGATCAAATGATAAAATTATTTGGAAAAGAATACACATTAAATTCTCTACTTTATGTTTTTATTCTTGTGTGTAGCATTGTTATCATTTTTTCGAATATCTTGTATTTTATTTTATTTAAGGAAAGTATTTTTAACTGGAATATGGGACTGGGAGTTCTTTTATTTATCTCTTCAGCGTTAAATTTATTTTCAAAAAAGAAAAAAAACAGCAAAACCTAGAATACTTTTATATAATTTTCCAGAAAAATAATTACATAAATAAAAATAAAAAAGCAGAGATCAAAAAATAATTTGACCTTTGTTTTTTTTGTTTTCATTTCTAAAATCATGAGAAAAATACAGCAAAAACGCAACACACTTGTCCGACATTCTGTCGTGCACAGGTGGCACAAACTGTCGGACAAGTGTGTCACGCTGTGCCACATGTGTGGCACACGAGGCGTTTGAAAGGTTGTTAAATCAGCATTTGTAATCATGATGAAAAATCGCTGATTTAACGATCTAAACGTCTCTTTTTTCCACTAAGATTCGTCAGGCACAGCCTGACAAGTCAACGTTTTGAAGCGAAGCAAAAATCGGACGACGTCGGAATCTCTTTATGCTCTTACCTAGAAATCTCTAAAAGTCACTTTATTTCTACCTGTATTTTTTTCATTTTTCGAAATTTGTTTTTTTTCTCTGTTTTTTGTACATGAGTGCAACGAATTTTTAAAATTGCGGAGCGATTTTTCACACATTTTTTTAGCACACACTCCAAATGTTTTATTGGAGTATAAGTGCGCCCTTTTATTTCGGGATCAGTTACAAATGACTTTTAAATTTGATTAATTTTGTTTTTTATTTAAAACTACAACAAGAGAATAAAATATTTAGGAGGACTTTTTTTGAATAAAGAAATCTTTAAACAATCAAAATTTTACATAGCTATAGTTAGTTTTTTTGTTGCCTTATTTTATATTTCCCAAGAAGGTTCAGTTGCAATGTTAGGTAGTTTTTTTTGGTTCCTAACTTTTATAGTTAGTTTGTATAAAGCTAATAGAACTGTAAATAAAAAGAACTAAAATCGAGCAAAGCGACAAAAAAACCATGGGTCTCATTTTATAATAATGAGATCCATGGTTTTTTATTTTGAAATTCACACAAAAATTCTGCTAAGACAAAAACTCATTTTTTTTAAATGTAGTCCACGTCCGTAGTTTGAAAAATCACTATTTTTTTATCTTCTTATTTGTT carries:
- a CDS encoding replication initiation protein, whose protein sequence is MVGRINNKKILEDNSSSIQKSNEFSMVKMNQGLTLNQMQLLSYAIYATQKDGTTTFRKIDFENKFNIEYKAKHAQEDSLKIIDLKVSTENLANDRFSYWNIFGGMEYDNGKFDFEWNPRMIPHILGLKDKYVLTDLTVTSQFKSSFSWTLYDYLKANYGCWYVNVSKDTLMNLFGVETKESYKKNTSLFKKKVLDIAIKEINTFTEIDISYDEVKKGRSISGFTLKWSTGKGVLKASQKQIDMLKNIADTVLDDVLMYAEINDKQNRERALEIIRDFQSMKYRYLDKQVGLTSDLYNKLMKKAIDNLKALNSLLELEGKEPINTKVPLLNWLEKKT
- a CDS encoding AsnC family protein — encoded protein: MATISVKKLSEELGISKQAVHKRIEQLPDRFQPKKVDGIYELTAETADAIRKNKKASTTVNQPSVDAVDALKMQINELKEEKKRLYGQLDQFQLLLDQQQQLTLQSNQQIQQLQLSITSQSEENTSQKDSYVFNADTEKETEPTQAKKGFFSRLFNKEE